The following coding sequences are from one Candidatus Coatesbacteria bacterium window:
- a CDS encoding tetratricopeptide repeat protein produces MFVSRPVGPDEERIRVMRKLAVILITIAVAGLLFGCRPEPESYGDTPESHVATGHKYLDQRQYDKAIAAFERAIELDHRYAPAYSGIGFCYLQQSFDSTGESRLELLDMAQEKFKKAMGMDPDDVYGKIGNGLVHIEHGDLRQARLLFQAASHDDTEDPIAKMWWAIGAAQVGYFKEADYVLEEAMEMAPDNPRIQQAYDRLKLAERLMQGVEDEDYRRIAFLYNLGRADAAALFARELDLTRIERRNVTSYGGPGFTGPGEPETGAEEYYATDIAGHWALPEINLMIETGLMDTYPDGGFLPDAKMNRAEFAYLAAAVIAKVTGDTELLLRGMSGESQFKDVRADNFAYGAIIACTTRGILQADADGFFRPLDYISGTDAVNAVRTVETILAAY; encoded by the coding sequence ATGTTTGTATCGCGGCCCGTGGGGCCGGATGAAGAAAGGATTCGTGTGATGCGCAAACTAGCCGTCATCCTGATCACCATCGCCGTGGCCGGGTTGCTGTTCGGCTGCCGCCCCGAGCCCGAGAGCTACGGCGACACGCCGGAGAGCCACGTGGCCACCGGTCACAAGTACCTCGATCAGCGCCAGTACGACAAGGCCATCGCCGCCTTCGAGCGGGCTATCGAGCTCGATCATCGCTACGCCCCGGCCTATTCCGGCATCGGCTTCTGCTACCTGCAGCAGAGCTTCGACTCCACCGGCGAGAGCCGCCTGGAGCTGCTGGACATGGCCCAGGAGAAGTTCAAGAAGGCCATGGGGATGGACCCCGACGACGTCTACGGCAAGATTGGCAACGGACTGGTCCATATCGAGCACGGCGATCTGCGTCAGGCCCGCCTGCTGTTCCAGGCCGCCAGCCACGACGACACCGAAGATCCGATCGCCAAGATGTGGTGGGCCATCGGCGCCGCCCAGGTCGGTTACTTCAAGGAGGCCGACTACGTCCTCGAGGAGGCCATGGAGATGGCCCCGGACAACCCGCGCATCCAGCAGGCCTACGATCGGCTCAAGCTGGCCGAGCGGCTGATGCAGGGCGTCGAGGACGAGGACTACCGCCGGATCGCCTTCCTCTACAACCTCGGCCGGGCCGACGCCGCGGCCCTGTTCGCCCGGGAGCTCGACCTGACCCGGATCGAACGGCGCAACGTCACCAGCTACGGCGGCCCCGGCTTCACCGGTCCCGGTGAGCCCGAGACCGGCGCCGAGGAGTACTACGCCACCGACATCGCCGGCCACTGGGCCCTGCCCGAGATCAACCTGATGATCGAGACCGGCCTGATGGACACCTACCCCGACGGCGGCTTTTTGCCCGACGCCAAGATGAACCGGGCCGAGTTCGCCTATCTGGCCGCCGCCGTCATCGCCAAGGTCACCGGCGACACCGAGCTGCTGCTGCGCGGCATGAGCGGCGAGAGCCAGTTCAAGGACGTCCGCGCCGACAACTTCGCCTACGGCGCCATCATCGCCTGCACCACCCGAGGCATCCTCCAGGCCGACGCCGACGGCTTCTTCCGCCCGCTGGACTACATCAGCGGCACCGACGCTGTCAACGCCGTGCGGACCGTGGAGACGATTCTGGCCGCATACTAA
- the lepA gene encoding elongation factor 4, translating to MTTEISRIRNFSIIAHIDHGKSTLADRMLELTGTVDKRKMQEQVLDTMELERERGITIKAQNARMSFTAADGRTYELNLIDTPGHVDFSYEVSRALAACEGVLLVIDATQGVEAQTVANMYLAAEHDLVIIPVINKIDLDTARPEHAAEEALSLLGDPESPFFFTSAKTGEGVAGLLQAVVDLVPQPTGELDAPLRALVYDAFYDDYLGVITALRVVDGELSEGDEIEFHAHGGRYTVSDVGYFAVDRRHVDTLTAGEVGYFTGAVKELGQVRIGDTLVHAGRRDKVQRLPGYVEPKPVVFCGLYPTENDDYDLLKKALQKLALNDASFTAEPETSEALGFGFRCGFLGMLHMEIVQERLEREYDLDLVATTPNVIYRISTADGEVREVQSPVEMPDFGEVEQVEEPYIRATIVTPPTYIGNIMKLCEEKRGEYGSTEYLDPERVMLVFDLPLAEVVLDFYDRLKSCTRGYASFDYDIIGYRANELDKLELLVNGQPVDALSVIIHKDKAYQYGRNLCLKLQKLIPRQQFDVAVQAKLGGRIIARETVKALRKDVTSKCYGGDITRKRKLLEKQKKGKRRMKMVGTVEIPQRAFMSVLGVEDDPHEIKQKYGKGR from the coding sequence ATGACGACCGAAATCAGCCGCATCAGAAACTTCTCGATCATCGCCCACATCGACCACGGGAAGAGTACCCTGGCCGATCGGATGCTCGAGCTCACCGGCACCGTCGACAAGCGCAAGATGCAGGAACAGGTCCTGGACACCATGGAGCTGGAGCGCGAGCGCGGCATCACCATCAAGGCCCAGAACGCCCGGATGAGCTTCACCGCCGCCGACGGGCGGACCTACGAGCTCAACCTGATCGATACCCCGGGCCACGTGGATTTCTCCTACGAGGTTTCGCGGGCTCTGGCGGCCTGCGAGGGCGTCCTCCTCGTCATCGACGCCACCCAGGGCGTCGAGGCCCAGACCGTGGCCAACATGTACCTGGCCGCCGAGCACGACCTGGTGATCATCCCGGTCATCAACAAGATCGATCTGGACACCGCCCGACCGGAACACGCCGCCGAGGAGGCGCTGAGCCTGCTGGGCGACCCCGAATCCCCCTTCTTCTTCACCAGTGCCAAGACGGGCGAGGGCGTCGCCGGGCTGCTCCAGGCCGTCGTCGACCTCGTCCCGCAGCCGACGGGCGAGCTGGACGCCCCGCTGCGCGCCCTGGTCTACGACGCCTTCTACGATGACTACCTCGGGGTGATCACCGCCCTGCGCGTCGTCGACGGCGAGCTGTCCGAGGGCGACGAGATCGAGTTCCACGCTCACGGCGGGCGCTACACCGTCTCCGACGTCGGCTACTTCGCCGTGGATCGGCGCCACGTCGACACCCTGACCGCCGGCGAGGTGGGTTACTTCACCGGTGCCGTCAAGGAGCTCGGTCAGGTACGCATCGGCGACACTCTGGTCCACGCGGGCCGGCGCGACAAGGTCCAGCGACTGCCCGGCTATGTCGAGCCGAAGCCCGTCGTCTTCTGCGGTCTCTACCCCACCGAAAACGATGACTACGACCTGCTGAAGAAGGCCCTGCAGAAGCTGGCCCTCAACGACGCCAGCTTCACCGCCGAGCCCGAGACCTCGGAGGCCTTGGGCTTCGGCTTCCGCTGCGGCTTCCTCGGCATGCTGCACATGGAGATCGTCCAGGAGCGTCTGGAGCGCGAGTACGACCTGGACCTCGTCGCCACCACCCCCAACGTCATCTACCGTATCAGCACCGCCGACGGCGAGGTCCGCGAGGTCCAGTCCCCCGTCGAGATGCCCGACTTCGGCGAGGTCGAGCAGGTCGAGGAGCCCTACATCCGGGCCACCATCGTCACCCCGCCCACCTACATCGGCAACATCATGAAGCTCTGCGAGGAGAAGCGGGGCGAGTACGGCTCGACGGAGTACCTGGACCCGGAGCGGGTGATGCTGGTCTTCGACCTGCCCCTGGCCGAGGTGGTCCTCGATTTCTACGACCGGTTGAAGAGCTGCACCCGGGGCTACGCCTCCTTCGACTACGACATCATCGGCTATCGGGCCAACGAACTCGACAAGCTCGAGCTGCTGGTCAACGGCCAGCCCGTCGACGCCCTTTCCGTGATTATCCACAAGGACAAGGCCTACCAGTACGGGCGCAACCTGTGCCTCAAGCTGCAGAAGCTCATCCCGCGCCAGCAGTTCGATGTCGCCGTCCAGGCCAAGCTCGGCGGGCGGATCATCGCCCGCGAGACCGTCAAGGCCCTGCGTAAGGACGTCACCTCGAAGTGCTACGGCGGCGACATCACCCGCAAGCGCAAGCTGCTGGAGAAGCAGAAGAAGGGCAAGCGGCGGATGAAGATGGTCGGCACCGTAGAGATCCCCCAGCGGGCCTTCATGAGCGTCCTGGGCGTCGAGGACGACCCCCACGAGATCAAGCAGAAGTACGGCAAGGGGCGCTAG
- a CDS encoding TrpB-like pyridoxal phosphate-dependent enzyme, whose protein sequence is MENRRYLLENRDLPDRWYNVVPDLPDALPPILDPADDTPLTPQALAPLFPGELIRQEAAGERYVTIPEPIRDVLAVWRPTPLVRARGLERALRTRARIYYKYEGVSPAGSHKTNTAVAQAYYNRREGVRRLATETGAGQWGAALGFACAQFDLELKVYMVRCSYEQKPYRRALIETYGAEIVSSPSPDTVFGRRVLDETPDTPGSLGIAISEAVEDAAGHEDTRYALGSVLNHVLLHQTVIGQEALQQFQRAGDFPDVVVGCCGGGSNFAGLATPFLPRILAGEGPRLVGVEPCSCPTLTRGRRAYDFGDVARLTPLLHMHTLGNGFIPPAIHAGGLRYHGMAPIVSAMLDAGLVEAVSEHQTDCFAAGVLFARTEGFLPAPESTHAVRRAIVEARREPGREQVILIGLSGHGLLDLASYGRYFAGELEDYDYPAEQIERALKGLPPVRVTDPV, encoded by the coding sequence ATGGAAAACCGACGCTATCTGCTGGAGAACCGCGACCTGCCCGACCGTTGGTACAACGTGGTCCCCGACCTGCCCGACGCCCTGCCGCCCATCCTCGACCCCGCCGACGACACCCCGCTGACGCCGCAGGCCCTGGCCCCCCTGTTTCCCGGGGAGCTGATCCGGCAGGAGGCCGCCGGGGAGCGCTACGTGACCATCCCGGAACCGATCCGCGACGTGCTGGCCGTCTGGCGTCCCACGCCCCTGGTGCGGGCCCGGGGTCTGGAGCGGGCGCTGCGGACCCGCGCGCGCATCTACTACAAGTACGAGGGGGTCAGCCCCGCCGGCAGCCACAAGACCAACACCGCCGTGGCCCAGGCCTACTACAACCGGCGCGAGGGCGTCCGGCGACTGGCGACGGAAACGGGGGCCGGACAGTGGGGGGCGGCCCTGGGCTTCGCCTGCGCCCAGTTCGACCTCGAACTCAAGGTCTACATGGTCCGCTGCAGCTACGAACAGAAACCCTACCGCCGGGCGCTGATCGAGACCTACGGCGCCGAGATCGTCTCCTCGCCCAGCCCGGACACGGTCTTTGGCCGCCGGGTGCTCGATGAGACCCCGGACACGCCGGGTTCCCTGGGGATCGCCATCAGCGAGGCCGTCGAGGATGCCGCCGGGCACGAGGACACCCGCTACGCCCTCGGTTCGGTGCTCAACCACGTCCTGTTGCATCAGACGGTCATCGGCCAGGAAGCGCTGCAGCAGTTCCAGCGCGCCGGGGACTTCCCCGATGTGGTCGTCGGCTGCTGCGGCGGGGGCTCCAACTTCGCCGGCCTGGCCACACCCTTCCTGCCCCGGATCCTGGCGGGCGAAGGACCCAGGTTGGTCGGCGTCGAGCCCTGCAGTTGCCCGACCCTGACCCGGGGACGTCGAGCCTACGACTTCGGTGACGTGGCCCGGCTGACCCCGCTGCTCCACATGCACACCCTGGGCAACGGCTTCATACCCCCGGCCATCCACGCCGGCGGGCTGCGCTACCACGGCATGGCGCCCATCGTCAGCGCCATGCTGGACGCCGGGCTGGTCGAGGCCGTCAGCGAGCACCAGACGGACTGCTTCGCCGCCGGGGTGCTGTTCGCCCGGACGGAGGGCTTTCTGCCGGCGCCGGAATCGACCCACGCCGTGCGGCGGGCGATCGTCGAGGCCCGGCGTGAGCCCGGACGGGAGCAGGTCATCCTGATCGGCCTGTCCGGTCACGGCCTGCTGGACCTGGCCAGTTACGGTCGCTACTTCGCCGGTGAACTGGAGGACTACGATTACCCGGCCGAGCAGATCGAGCGGGCTCTCAAGGGCCTGCCGCCGGTCAGGGTCACCGATCCGGTTTGA